The Pedobacter cryoconitis genome includes a window with the following:
- a CDS encoding succinate dehydrogenase/fumarate reductase iron-sulfur subunit produces the protein MSTGNMNLTLKIWRQKNNKAKGNLVDYKISEISPDMSFLEMFDVLNEQLINKGEEPVVFDHDCREGICGACSMYINGRPHGPKEGITTCQLHMRSFKDGDTIVVEPWRAKAFPVIKDLTVDRTAFDRIIAAGGFISVNTGNAQDANALPIPKFQADLSFEAAACIGCGACVATCKNASAMLFTSAKISQLALLPQGQPERYRRVQSMVAQMDAEGFGNCTNTGACEAECPKGISLENIARMNRDFYSAKFVSEEEV, from the coding sequence ATGAGTACAGGAAATATGAATTTAACGCTGAAAATCTGGCGTCAGAAGAATAACAAAGCCAAAGGTAATTTGGTAGACTACAAAATATCAGAAATTTCTCCTGATATGTCTTTCTTAGAAATGTTCGACGTTTTAAATGAGCAGCTAATTAATAAGGGTGAAGAGCCGGTAGTTTTCGACCATGATTGCAGAGAAGGTATTTGCGGTGCATGTTCAATGTATATTAACGGAAGACCACATGGACCAAAAGAAGGTATTACTACCTGTCAATTGCACATGCGTTCTTTCAAAGATGGCGATACCATTGTGGTAGAACCATGGAGAGCGAAGGCTTTTCCAGTGATTAAAGATTTAACGGTAGATCGTACTGCATTCGATAGAATTATTGCAGCAGGAGGGTTTATTTCAGTAAATACGGGTAATGCGCAAGATGCGAATGCATTGCCGATCCCTAAGTTCCAGGCAGATTTATCTTTCGAGGCTGCGGCTTGTATTGGTTGCGGTGCTTGTGTAGCTACTTGTAAAAATGCATCTGCGATGTTATTTACTTCAGCTAAGATTTCACAATTGGCGTTATTGCCTCAGGGTCAGCCAGAACGTTACCGTCGTGTACAGAGTATGGTTGCACAGATGGATGCTGAAGGATTTGGTAACTGTACCAATACCGGTGCTTGTGAGGCTGAATGCCCTAAAGGAATTTCTTTAGAGAATATTGCGAGAATGAACAGAGACTTTTATTCCGCAAAATTTGTTTCTGAGGAAGAAGTTTAA
- a CDS encoding M56 family metallopeptidase → MTWAHYLLQVNIYLVIFYAFYSLLLAKETYFILNRIYLIGSGTLSLVIPFLRPEWFVRQPAAQQLKISIEGLTMMAQGNVSADQGQHFNLIAFLVWIYFTGVLFFLCKFGYQLFAVQRLLKGNSTGMAFSFFKQKVIDPALPGLNTIQKHEEIHIRQLHSFDVLLFELIGALVWFNPIIYAYKTTVKHIHEYLADEEAARFQGDKESYALLILSQAMGVDQHVLTNSFFNKSMLKKRIIMLNKQRSTKTAILKYGLFLPLFALTLLFSSAAISKNEDLKIVAEKIEAPISTPESIITALTLSNTNNIGKQQTNEWTLLYSYLAKSIKYPAIAYQRQLQGNVHINFTLQNGELKNIGAGTQLGSGCDAEVIRVISAFEGFKSMDNGKYSLTVAFRLQGANTPLENKDTKPLKGYTALNLITITGASAKNEQTAEVKEEPVYDYAALTTPPSFPGGMANFYTFIAKSVKYPEEALKNNVQGKVFLSYIVEIDGRLTDIKVIRALGSGLDEEAVRVLKSSPKWVPGYNGKNPVRVQYSLPIGFTLSNEKVKKEEGQKQIGSIDITPKPIYVVDGKRLTDQAEIKNVNPNDIESMNVLKGEEALKQYGEAAKNGVVVITTKKKG, encoded by the coding sequence ATGACCTGGGCCCACTACCTCCTGCAAGTAAACATATACCTGGTTATATTTTACGCATTTTACAGCTTGCTACTGGCTAAAGAAACCTACTTTATACTCAACAGGATCTACCTGATTGGTTCGGGCACGCTTTCTCTGGTTATTCCATTTTTAAGACCAGAGTGGTTTGTCAGACAACCTGCCGCACAACAGCTTAAAATCAGCATAGAAGGACTCACGATGATGGCTCAGGGAAACGTATCAGCCGATCAGGGGCAACATTTCAACTTAATTGCTTTCCTGGTCTGGATTTACTTTACAGGTGTCCTGTTCTTCCTTTGCAAGTTTGGTTATCAACTGTTCGCAGTACAAAGACTCCTGAAAGGGAATTCAACAGGCATGGCCTTTTCATTCTTTAAACAAAAAGTGATAGACCCTGCACTTCCCGGACTAAACACCATTCAAAAACATGAAGAAATTCATATTCGCCAGCTCCATAGCTTCGATGTCTTATTGTTCGAACTTATAGGCGCATTGGTTTGGTTCAACCCTATTATTTATGCTTATAAAACCACAGTAAAACATATTCATGAATACCTGGCCGATGAAGAAGCCGCCCGTTTCCAAGGGGACAAAGAAAGCTATGCCCTGCTGATTTTAAGTCAGGCAATGGGAGTTGACCAGCACGTATTAACCAATAGTTTTTTCAATAAATCAATGCTTAAAAAACGAATTATTATGCTAAATAAACAACGCTCTACCAAAACAGCAATATTAAAATATGGTCTGTTTTTACCCCTGTTCGCGCTTACTTTATTATTCTCCTCAGCGGCGATCAGTAAAAATGAAGACCTGAAAATTGTTGCTGAAAAGATAGAAGCTCCGATTTCAACTCCAGAATCCATTATTACAGCCTTAACCCTCAGTAATACGAACAATATAGGCAAACAGCAAACCAACGAATGGACTTTACTTTACAGTTATTTAGCTAAAAGCATTAAATACCCTGCTATAGCTTATCAGCGCCAGCTGCAAGGGAATGTTCATATTAACTTTACACTACAAAATGGCGAGCTTAAAAACATCGGTGCAGGCACGCAGCTGGGCTCAGGATGTGACGCAGAAGTGATCAGGGTCATTTCAGCATTTGAGGGCTTTAAATCGATGGACAATGGCAAATATAGCCTTACGGTGGCCTTTCGTCTCCAAGGAGCAAATACACCTTTAGAGAACAAAGATACTAAGCCGCTGAAAGGATATACTGCTTTAAATTTAATCACAATCACCGGCGCATCTGCCAAAAATGAACAAACAGCCGAGGTTAAAGAAGAGCCTGTTTATGATTATGCCGCACTCACAACTCCACCATCTTTTCCAGGTGGAATGGCCAATTTTTATACGTTCATCGCCAAGAGTGTTAAGTATCCGGAAGAAGCGCTTAAGAACAATGTCCAGGGTAAGGTATTCCTTTCTTATATTGTAGAAATAGACGGACGGCTTACGGATATTAAAGTAATCCGGGCGCTGGGATCAGGATTGGATGAAGAAGCAGTCAGAGTGTTGAAATCATCACCTAAATGGGTTCCTGGCTATAATGGTAAAAATCCTGTACGCGTTCAATATAGTCTGCCGATCGGCTTTACCTTAAGTAATGAAAAAGTTAAAAAAGAAGAAGGACAAAAGCAAATTGGAAGTATTGATATTACTCCAAAGCCAATTTATGTGGTGGATGGCAAACGTTTGACCGACCAGGCAGAAATCAAAAATGTCAACCCTAATGACATTGAAAGCATGAATGTCCTAAAAGGCGAGGAAGCGCTGAAACAATATGGCGAGGCGGCAAAAAATGGAGTAGTTGTGATTACCACCAAAAAGAAAGGATAA
- a CDS encoding BlaI/MecI/CopY family transcriptional regulator, with protein MEIKDLTKAEEQIMQIVWQIEKGFVKDVMDFLPEPKPAYNTVSTIIRILEVKGFIGHEAFGKSHQYHALVSKEDYKRHATEKLLGGYFENSVESMFSFFVKEEKMDVSDVDEILKMISKLKNKTK; from the coding sequence GAACAAATCATGCAGATTGTCTGGCAAATTGAGAAAGGGTTCGTCAAAGACGTGATGGATTTTCTACCAGAACCAAAACCAGCCTACAATACAGTATCTACTATTATCAGGATATTGGAAGTGAAAGGATTCATTGGACATGAAGCCTTTGGGAAATCACATCAGTATCACGCACTGGTATCGAAAGAAGATTATAAGCGCCACGCCACAGAGAAATTGCTCGGAGGTTACTTTGAAAACTCAGTAGAAAGCATGTTCTCCTTTTTTGTAAAGGAAGAAAAGATGGATGTAAGTGATGTGGATGAAATTCTTAAAATGATCAGCAAACTTAAAAACAAAACGAAATGA